Proteins encoded together in one Astatotilapia calliptera chromosome 7, fAstCal1.2, whole genome shotgun sequence window:
- the sema4d gene encoding semaphorin-4D isoform X1 gives MNQYSLADVMTDKGNFTVPKLSESNMGFGVLGVFLGLLLEVSTHGPHGVPRTSWRHQDLDLMEFSEPGIFNYSTLLLSEERDALYVGAREAIFELSKKNVSVRNKKVPWPVTEKSMNMCTLKGKSKERECLNYIRVLQAVDDTRLYVCGTHAFQPQCDYLYFGNFSLHGKPEDGRGKCSFDPSQSFTTVMADGVLYSGTAYNFLGSEPIISRYSPTQSLLRTEYSTSWLNEPSFVFADVIREGENGADGEDDKIYFFFTEVSVEYEFFGKLFIPRVARVCKGDLGGQRTLQKKWTSFLKAKLVCSMPELNFVFNVVHDVFILKGTDRKNTVIYGVFTSQWGNVGLSAVCAYEIKDVEDVFSKGKYMQKATVEQSHTKWVRYNGITPTPRPGACINNQMRLQNMNNSLHLPDKTLQFVKDHPLLEDPILPIHNRPRLITKDVNYTQIVVERVQALDKITYDVIFTGTDKGVLHKSVLVEDEVHIVEEIQLLKNAEPIKNLLLSSETQCLYAGSDLGVVQSPTAFCGRYSSCVDCILARDPYCAWHPKTATCVNIFDTASQTLRGLIQSMKGDANMCPSVPVLFRKDYRHVAVKLGSSAELPCLVHSNLAQVMWKSNDSVLTEASRFHLIAENGLLIYSVAPEDQGYYECWSVEWSPAAGRNFSRLLAGYTLTLDLLPRPPHQAGHVVTTTLGGHDAATTGAAEASSPVATSSSLSSSGGSTPSALPSSFPHSSSPSSTKPHNAEAREAEVRLLPPLLKDQAWGVHAQEAFLLFCLALGPSDVHIHWLVNGHSLDTPIKEYRRPLGQREVLVSSWLQEGPLIKDARYNCVAEASTGNDVSEVDLRLSIGDEENIPTRDLSQWRGALAEHEQLLKRWEKAWKLLMRFLLQYRHVKAVMTTELCEELTWLNLVANMVLHPGGPHL, from the exons AGGAAACTTCACAGTTCCAAAGTTAtcagaatctaatatgggcttTGGCGTGCTGGGGGTGTTTCTGGGGCTGCTCCTGGAGGTTTCCACACACGGGCCCCACGGTGTGCCTCGCACTTCCTGGAGACATCAAG aTTTAGATCTGATGGAGTTTTCAGAGCCGGGCATCTTCAACTACTCCACATTACTGCTGAGTGAAGAAAGGGATGCGCTGTATGTGGGAGCAAGGGAGGCcatctttgagctcagcaaGAAGAATGTGAGCGTCAGAAACAAGAAG GTTCCGTGGCCAGTTACAGAAAAATCTATGAATATGTGCACGCTGAAAGGAAAATCAAAAGAG AGGGAGTGTCTAAACTACATTCGAGTGCTCCAAGCAGTAGATGACACGCGGCTGTATGTCTGCGGCACACACGCCTTTCAGCCTCAGTGTGATTACTTG TACTTTGGCAACTTCTCACTTCACGGTAAACCCGAGGACGGCAGAGGGAAGTGCTCCTTTGACCCCTCGCAAAGCTTTACTACTGTCATGGCTG ATGGAGTGCTGTACTCGGGGACAGCTTATAATTTCTTAGGCAGTGAACCGATTATATCCAGATACTCCCCAACCCAGTCTCTGCTGAGGACAGAGTACTCCACATCATGGCTTAATG AACCCAGTTTCGTTTTCGCCGACGTGATCAGAGAAGGGGAAAATGGAGCAGATGGCGAGGACGACAAAATCTACTTTTTCTTCACCGAGGTGTCGGTGGAATACGAATTCTTTGGCAAGCTGTTCATCCCCAGGGTGGCGCGTGTCTGTAAG GGCGACCTTGGAGGGCAGCGCACTCTGCAGAAAAAGTGGACGTCCTTTCTGAAAGCCAAGCTGGTGTGCTCCATGCCTGAGCTCAACTTCGTTTTCAACGTGGTTCATGACGTTTTCATCCTGAAGGGGACAGACCGCAAAAACACGGTCATCTACGGAGTCTTCACCTCTCAGTG GGGTAACGTGGGTTTGTCAGCCGTGTGTGCCTACGAGATCAAGGATGTGGAAGACGTCTTCTCCAAGGGCAAGTACATGCAGAAGGCCACGGTGGAGCAGTCCCACACAAAGTGGGTACGGTACAACGGCATTACTCCTACTCCACGTCCTGGAGCT TGTATTAACAACCAGATGCGACTGCAGAACATGAACAACTCGCTCCACTTGCCCGACAAAACCCTTCAGTTTGTTAAGGACCACCCCCTGCTGGAGGATCCCATCCTGCCCATCCACAACAGGCCCCGCCTCATCACCAAAGACGTCAATTACACCCAGATTGTCGTGGAGAGGGTCCAAGCACTTGACAAAATTACTTATGACGTCATCTTCACTGGAACAG ATAAGGGTGTCCTGCACAAGTCGGTGCTGGTTGAAGATGAGGTTCATATTGTGGAGGAGATCCAGCTCCTGAAGAACGCTGAACCCATCAAAAACCTGCTGCTGTCCTCAGAG ACACAGTGCCTGTATGCTGGGTCAGACCTGGGTGTAGTCCAGTCTCCTACAGCTTTCTGTGGCAGGTATTCATCGTGTGTGGATTGCATCCTGGCACGAGACCCCTACTGCGCCTGGCACCCGAAGACTGCCACATGTGTCAACATCTTTGACACTGCCAGCCAAACACTCAG GGGGCTGATCCAGAGCATGAAAGGTGATGCAAACATGTGTCCTTCAG TGCCAGTTCTGTTTCGGAAGGACTACAGGCATGTGGCGGTGAAACTGGGGAGCTCTGCCGAGCTGCCGTGCCTGGTACATTCCAACCTGGCCCAGGTGATGTGGAAATCTAACGACTCGGTTCTCACCGAGGCCTCTCGCTTCCACCTCATAGCCGAAAACGGGCTCCTCATTTACAGCGTGGCTCCAGAGGACCAAGGGTACTATGAGTGCTGGTCCGTGGAGTGGTCTCCCGCTGCTGGCAGGAACTTCAGCCGCCTGCTGGCCGGATACACCCTGACTCTGGACCTTCTGCCCAGACCGCCGCACCAGGCGGGGCATGTCGTCACCACCACCCTCGGTGGCCACGATGCAGCTACCACGGGTGCAGCTGAAG CCTCCTCTCCTGTCGCCACTTCATCTTCCCTGTCCTCTTCTGGAGGTAGCACTCCCTCTGCACTCCCTTCCTCCTTTCCCCAttcctcttctccctcctccacGAAGCCCCATAACGCGGAGGCTCGGGAGGCCGAAGTGAGACTATTGCCTCCCCTGCTGAAGGACCAGGCCTGGGGGGTTCACGCGCAGGAGGCCTTCCTTCTCTTCTGCCTCGCCCTGG GTCCCAGTGATGTCCACATTCACTGGCTAGTAAACGGGCACAGTCTGGACACCCCCATAAAGGAGTACCGTCGGCCGCTTGGTCAGAGGGAGGTTTTAGTGAGCAGCTGGCTCCAAGAGGGGCCGCTGATCAAGGACGCACGGTATAACTGTGTTGCTGAGGCCAGCACAGGAAATGACGTGTCTGAAGTTGACCTCCGGCTCTCTATTGGAG ATGAAGAGAACATTCCAACCCGAGATTTGAGCCAGTGGAGAGGTGCGCTCGCAGAGCACGAGCAACTGCTAAAGAGATGGGAAAAGGCCTGG AAGCTGCTAATGAGATTCCTCCTTCAATACAGGCACGT GAAAGCTGTGATGACCACAGAGCTCTGTGAAGAGTTGACTTGGCTGAATCTGGTTGCGAACATGGTCCTCCATCCAGGTGGACCACACCTTTGA
- the sema4d gene encoding semaphorin-4D isoform X4, whose amino-acid sequence MNQYSLADVMTDKGNFTVPKLSESNMGFGVLGVFLGLLLEVSTHGPHGVPRTSWRHQDLDLMEFSEPGIFNYSTLLLSEERDALYVGAREAIFELSKKNVSVRNKKVPWPVTEKSMNMCTLKGKSKERECLNYIRVLQAVDDTRLYVCGTHAFQPQCDYLYFGNFSLHGKPEDGRGKCSFDPSQSFTTVMADGVLYSGTAYNFLGSEPIISRYSPTQSLLRTEYSTSWLNEPSFVFADVIREGENGADGEDDKIYFFFTEVSVEYEFFGKLFIPRVARVCKGDLGGQRTLQKKWTSFLKAKLVCSMPELNFVFNVVHDVFILKGTDRKNTVIYGVFTSQWGNVGLSAVCAYEIKDVEDVFSKGKYMQKATVEQSHTKWVRYNGITPTPRPGACINNQMRLQNMNNSLHLPDKTLQFVKDHPLLEDPILPIHNRPRLITKDVNYTQIVVERVQALDKITYDVIFTGTDKGVLHKSVLVEDEVHIVEEIQLLKNAEPIKNLLLSSETQCLYAGSDLGVVQSPTAFCGRYSSCVDCILARDPYCAWHPKTATCVNIFDTASQTLRGLIQSMKGDANMCPSVPVLFRKDYRHVAVKLGSSAELPCLVHSNLAQVMWKSNDSVLTEASRFHLIAENGLLIYSVAPEDQGYYECWSVEWSPAAGRNFSRLLAGYTLTLDLLPRPPHQAGHVVTTTLGGHDAATTGAAEASSPVATSSSLSSSGGSTPSALPSSFPHSSSPSSTKPHNAEAREAEVRLLPPLLKDQAWGVHAQEAFLLFCLALGPSDVHIHWLVNGHSLDTPIKEYRRPLGQREVLVSSWLQEGPLIKDARYNCVAEASTGNDVSEVDLRLSIGDEENIPTRDLSQWRGALAEHEQLLKRWEKAWESCDDHRAL is encoded by the exons AGGAAACTTCACAGTTCCAAAGTTAtcagaatctaatatgggcttTGGCGTGCTGGGGGTGTTTCTGGGGCTGCTCCTGGAGGTTTCCACACACGGGCCCCACGGTGTGCCTCGCACTTCCTGGAGACATCAAG aTTTAGATCTGATGGAGTTTTCAGAGCCGGGCATCTTCAACTACTCCACATTACTGCTGAGTGAAGAAAGGGATGCGCTGTATGTGGGAGCAAGGGAGGCcatctttgagctcagcaaGAAGAATGTGAGCGTCAGAAACAAGAAG GTTCCGTGGCCAGTTACAGAAAAATCTATGAATATGTGCACGCTGAAAGGAAAATCAAAAGAG AGGGAGTGTCTAAACTACATTCGAGTGCTCCAAGCAGTAGATGACACGCGGCTGTATGTCTGCGGCACACACGCCTTTCAGCCTCAGTGTGATTACTTG TACTTTGGCAACTTCTCACTTCACGGTAAACCCGAGGACGGCAGAGGGAAGTGCTCCTTTGACCCCTCGCAAAGCTTTACTACTGTCATGGCTG ATGGAGTGCTGTACTCGGGGACAGCTTATAATTTCTTAGGCAGTGAACCGATTATATCCAGATACTCCCCAACCCAGTCTCTGCTGAGGACAGAGTACTCCACATCATGGCTTAATG AACCCAGTTTCGTTTTCGCCGACGTGATCAGAGAAGGGGAAAATGGAGCAGATGGCGAGGACGACAAAATCTACTTTTTCTTCACCGAGGTGTCGGTGGAATACGAATTCTTTGGCAAGCTGTTCATCCCCAGGGTGGCGCGTGTCTGTAAG GGCGACCTTGGAGGGCAGCGCACTCTGCAGAAAAAGTGGACGTCCTTTCTGAAAGCCAAGCTGGTGTGCTCCATGCCTGAGCTCAACTTCGTTTTCAACGTGGTTCATGACGTTTTCATCCTGAAGGGGACAGACCGCAAAAACACGGTCATCTACGGAGTCTTCACCTCTCAGTG GGGTAACGTGGGTTTGTCAGCCGTGTGTGCCTACGAGATCAAGGATGTGGAAGACGTCTTCTCCAAGGGCAAGTACATGCAGAAGGCCACGGTGGAGCAGTCCCACACAAAGTGGGTACGGTACAACGGCATTACTCCTACTCCACGTCCTGGAGCT TGTATTAACAACCAGATGCGACTGCAGAACATGAACAACTCGCTCCACTTGCCCGACAAAACCCTTCAGTTTGTTAAGGACCACCCCCTGCTGGAGGATCCCATCCTGCCCATCCACAACAGGCCCCGCCTCATCACCAAAGACGTCAATTACACCCAGATTGTCGTGGAGAGGGTCCAAGCACTTGACAAAATTACTTATGACGTCATCTTCACTGGAACAG ATAAGGGTGTCCTGCACAAGTCGGTGCTGGTTGAAGATGAGGTTCATATTGTGGAGGAGATCCAGCTCCTGAAGAACGCTGAACCCATCAAAAACCTGCTGCTGTCCTCAGAG ACACAGTGCCTGTATGCTGGGTCAGACCTGGGTGTAGTCCAGTCTCCTACAGCTTTCTGTGGCAGGTATTCATCGTGTGTGGATTGCATCCTGGCACGAGACCCCTACTGCGCCTGGCACCCGAAGACTGCCACATGTGTCAACATCTTTGACACTGCCAGCCAAACACTCAG GGGGCTGATCCAGAGCATGAAAGGTGATGCAAACATGTGTCCTTCAG TGCCAGTTCTGTTTCGGAAGGACTACAGGCATGTGGCGGTGAAACTGGGGAGCTCTGCCGAGCTGCCGTGCCTGGTACATTCCAACCTGGCCCAGGTGATGTGGAAATCTAACGACTCGGTTCTCACCGAGGCCTCTCGCTTCCACCTCATAGCCGAAAACGGGCTCCTCATTTACAGCGTGGCTCCAGAGGACCAAGGGTACTATGAGTGCTGGTCCGTGGAGTGGTCTCCCGCTGCTGGCAGGAACTTCAGCCGCCTGCTGGCCGGATACACCCTGACTCTGGACCTTCTGCCCAGACCGCCGCACCAGGCGGGGCATGTCGTCACCACCACCCTCGGTGGCCACGATGCAGCTACCACGGGTGCAGCTGAAG CCTCCTCTCCTGTCGCCACTTCATCTTCCCTGTCCTCTTCTGGAGGTAGCACTCCCTCTGCACTCCCTTCCTCCTTTCCCCAttcctcttctccctcctccacGAAGCCCCATAACGCGGAGGCTCGGGAGGCCGAAGTGAGACTATTGCCTCCCCTGCTGAAGGACCAGGCCTGGGGGGTTCACGCGCAGGAGGCCTTCCTTCTCTTCTGCCTCGCCCTGG GTCCCAGTGATGTCCACATTCACTGGCTAGTAAACGGGCACAGTCTGGACACCCCCATAAAGGAGTACCGTCGGCCGCTTGGTCAGAGGGAGGTTTTAGTGAGCAGCTGGCTCCAAGAGGGGCCGCTGATCAAGGACGCACGGTATAACTGTGTTGCTGAGGCCAGCACAGGAAATGACGTGTCTGAAGTTGACCTCCGGCTCTCTATTGGAG ATGAAGAGAACATTCCAACCCGAGATTTGAGCCAGTGGAGAGGTGCGCTCGCAGAGCACGAGCAACTGCTAAAGAGATGGGAAAAGGCCTGG GAAAGCTGTGATGACCACAGAGCTCTGTGA
- the sema4d gene encoding semaphorin-4D isoform X3, producing the protein MNQYSLADVMTDKGNFTVPKLSESNMGFGVLGVFLGLLLEVSTHGPHGVPRTSWRHQDLDLMEFSEPGIFNYSTLLLSEERDALYVGAREAIFELSKKNVSVRNKKVPWPVTEKSMNMCTLKGKSKERECLNYIRVLQAVDDTRLYVCGTHAFQPQCDYLYFGNFSLHGKPEDGRGKCSFDPSQSFTTVMADGVLYSGTAYNFLGSEPIISRYSPTQSLLRTEYSTSWLNEPSFVFADVIREGENGADGEDDKIYFFFTEVSVEYEFFGKLFIPRVARVCKGDLGGQRTLQKKWTSFLKAKLVCSMPELNFVFNVVHDVFILKGTDRKNTVIYGVFTSQWSVISRGNVGLSAVCAYEIKDVEDVFSKGKYMQKATVEQSHTKWVRYNGITPTPRPGACINNQMRLQNMNNSLHLPDKTLQFVKDHPLLEDPILPIHNRPRLITKDVNYTQIVVERVQALDKITYDVIFTGTDKGVLHKSVLVEDEVHIVEEIQLLKNAEPIKNLLLSSETQCLYAGSDLGVVQSPTAFCGRYSSCVDCILARDPYCAWHPKTATCVNIFDTASQTLRGLIQSMKGDANMCPSVPVLFRKDYRHVAVKLGSSAELPCLVHSNLAQVMWKSNDSVLTEASRFHLIAENGLLIYSVAPEDQGYYECWSVEWSPAAGRNFSRLLAGYTLTLDLLPRPPHQAGHVVTTTLGGHDAATTGAAEASSPVATSSSLSSSGGSTPSALPSSFPHSSSPSSTKPHNAEAREAEVRLLPPLLKDQAWGVHAQEAFLLFCLALGPSDVHIHWLVNGHSLDTPIKEYRRPLGQREVLVSSWLQEGPLIKDARYNCVAEASTGNDVSEVDLRLSIGDEENIPTRDLSQWRGALAEHEQLLKRWEKAWESCDDHRAL; encoded by the exons AGGAAACTTCACAGTTCCAAAGTTAtcagaatctaatatgggcttTGGCGTGCTGGGGGTGTTTCTGGGGCTGCTCCTGGAGGTTTCCACACACGGGCCCCACGGTGTGCCTCGCACTTCCTGGAGACATCAAG aTTTAGATCTGATGGAGTTTTCAGAGCCGGGCATCTTCAACTACTCCACATTACTGCTGAGTGAAGAAAGGGATGCGCTGTATGTGGGAGCAAGGGAGGCcatctttgagctcagcaaGAAGAATGTGAGCGTCAGAAACAAGAAG GTTCCGTGGCCAGTTACAGAAAAATCTATGAATATGTGCACGCTGAAAGGAAAATCAAAAGAG AGGGAGTGTCTAAACTACATTCGAGTGCTCCAAGCAGTAGATGACACGCGGCTGTATGTCTGCGGCACACACGCCTTTCAGCCTCAGTGTGATTACTTG TACTTTGGCAACTTCTCACTTCACGGTAAACCCGAGGACGGCAGAGGGAAGTGCTCCTTTGACCCCTCGCAAAGCTTTACTACTGTCATGGCTG ATGGAGTGCTGTACTCGGGGACAGCTTATAATTTCTTAGGCAGTGAACCGATTATATCCAGATACTCCCCAACCCAGTCTCTGCTGAGGACAGAGTACTCCACATCATGGCTTAATG AACCCAGTTTCGTTTTCGCCGACGTGATCAGAGAAGGGGAAAATGGAGCAGATGGCGAGGACGACAAAATCTACTTTTTCTTCACCGAGGTGTCGGTGGAATACGAATTCTTTGGCAAGCTGTTCATCCCCAGGGTGGCGCGTGTCTGTAAG GGCGACCTTGGAGGGCAGCGCACTCTGCAGAAAAAGTGGACGTCCTTTCTGAAAGCCAAGCTGGTGTGCTCCATGCCTGAGCTCAACTTCGTTTTCAACGTGGTTCATGACGTTTTCATCCTGAAGGGGACAGACCGCAAAAACACGGTCATCTACGGAGTCTTCACCTCTCAGTGGTCAGTGATTTCAAG GGGTAACGTGGGTTTGTCAGCCGTGTGTGCCTACGAGATCAAGGATGTGGAAGACGTCTTCTCCAAGGGCAAGTACATGCAGAAGGCCACGGTGGAGCAGTCCCACACAAAGTGGGTACGGTACAACGGCATTACTCCTACTCCACGTCCTGGAGCT TGTATTAACAACCAGATGCGACTGCAGAACATGAACAACTCGCTCCACTTGCCCGACAAAACCCTTCAGTTTGTTAAGGACCACCCCCTGCTGGAGGATCCCATCCTGCCCATCCACAACAGGCCCCGCCTCATCACCAAAGACGTCAATTACACCCAGATTGTCGTGGAGAGGGTCCAAGCACTTGACAAAATTACTTATGACGTCATCTTCACTGGAACAG ATAAGGGTGTCCTGCACAAGTCGGTGCTGGTTGAAGATGAGGTTCATATTGTGGAGGAGATCCAGCTCCTGAAGAACGCTGAACCCATCAAAAACCTGCTGCTGTCCTCAGAG ACACAGTGCCTGTATGCTGGGTCAGACCTGGGTGTAGTCCAGTCTCCTACAGCTTTCTGTGGCAGGTATTCATCGTGTGTGGATTGCATCCTGGCACGAGACCCCTACTGCGCCTGGCACCCGAAGACTGCCACATGTGTCAACATCTTTGACACTGCCAGCCAAACACTCAG GGGGCTGATCCAGAGCATGAAAGGTGATGCAAACATGTGTCCTTCAG TGCCAGTTCTGTTTCGGAAGGACTACAGGCATGTGGCGGTGAAACTGGGGAGCTCTGCCGAGCTGCCGTGCCTGGTACATTCCAACCTGGCCCAGGTGATGTGGAAATCTAACGACTCGGTTCTCACCGAGGCCTCTCGCTTCCACCTCATAGCCGAAAACGGGCTCCTCATTTACAGCGTGGCTCCAGAGGACCAAGGGTACTATGAGTGCTGGTCCGTGGAGTGGTCTCCCGCTGCTGGCAGGAACTTCAGCCGCCTGCTGGCCGGATACACCCTGACTCTGGACCTTCTGCCCAGACCGCCGCACCAGGCGGGGCATGTCGTCACCACCACCCTCGGTGGCCACGATGCAGCTACCACGGGTGCAGCTGAAG CCTCCTCTCCTGTCGCCACTTCATCTTCCCTGTCCTCTTCTGGAGGTAGCACTCCCTCTGCACTCCCTTCCTCCTTTCCCCAttcctcttctccctcctccacGAAGCCCCATAACGCGGAGGCTCGGGAGGCCGAAGTGAGACTATTGCCTCCCCTGCTGAAGGACCAGGCCTGGGGGGTTCACGCGCAGGAGGCCTTCCTTCTCTTCTGCCTCGCCCTGG GTCCCAGTGATGTCCACATTCACTGGCTAGTAAACGGGCACAGTCTGGACACCCCCATAAAGGAGTACCGTCGGCCGCTTGGTCAGAGGGAGGTTTTAGTGAGCAGCTGGCTCCAAGAGGGGCCGCTGATCAAGGACGCACGGTATAACTGTGTTGCTGAGGCCAGCACAGGAAATGACGTGTCTGAAGTTGACCTCCGGCTCTCTATTGGAG ATGAAGAGAACATTCCAACCCGAGATTTGAGCCAGTGGAGAGGTGCGCTCGCAGAGCACGAGCAACTGCTAAAGAGATGGGAAAAGGCCTGG GAAAGCTGTGATGACCACAGAGCTCTGTGA
- the sema4d gene encoding semaphorin-4D isoform X5: MNQYSLADVMTDKGNFTVPKLSESNMGFGVLGVFLGLLLEVSTHGPHGVPRTSWRHQDLDLMEFSEPGIFNYSTLLLSEERDALYVGAREAIFELSKKNVSVRNKKVPWPVTEKSMNMCTLKGKSKERECLNYIRVLQAVDDTRLYVCGTHAFQPQCDYLYFGNFSLHGKPEDGRGKCSFDPSQSFTTVMADGVLYSGTAYNFLGSEPIISRYSPTQSLLRTEYSTSWLNEPSFVFADVIREGENGADGEDDKIYFFFTEVSVEYEFFGKLFIPRVARVCKGDLGGQRTLQKKWTSFLKAKLVCSMPELNFVFNVVHDVFILKGTDRKNTVIYGVFTSQWSVISRGNVGLSAVCAYEIKDVEDVFSKGKYMQKATVEQSHTKWVRYNGITPTPRPGACINNQMRLQNMNNSLHLPDKTLQFVKDHPLLEDPILPIHNRPRLITKDVNYTQIVVERVQALDKITYDVIFTGTDKGVLHKSVLVEDEVHIVEEIQLLKNAEPIKNLLLSSETQCLYAGSDLGVVQSPTAFCGRYSSCVDCILARDPYCAWHPKTATCVNIFDTASQTLRGLIQSMKGDANMCPSVPVLFRKDYRHVAVKLGSSAELPCLVHSNLAQVMWKSNDSVLTEASRFHLIAENGLLIYSVAPEDQGYYECWSVEWSPAAGRNFSRLLAGYTLTLDLLPRPPHQAGHVVTTTLGGHDAATTGAAEASSPVATSSSLSSSGGSTPSALPSSFPHSSSPSSTKPHNAEAREAEVRLLPPLLKDQAWGVHAQEAFLLFCLALGKL, encoded by the exons AGGAAACTTCACAGTTCCAAAGTTAtcagaatctaatatgggcttTGGCGTGCTGGGGGTGTTTCTGGGGCTGCTCCTGGAGGTTTCCACACACGGGCCCCACGGTGTGCCTCGCACTTCCTGGAGACATCAAG aTTTAGATCTGATGGAGTTTTCAGAGCCGGGCATCTTCAACTACTCCACATTACTGCTGAGTGAAGAAAGGGATGCGCTGTATGTGGGAGCAAGGGAGGCcatctttgagctcagcaaGAAGAATGTGAGCGTCAGAAACAAGAAG GTTCCGTGGCCAGTTACAGAAAAATCTATGAATATGTGCACGCTGAAAGGAAAATCAAAAGAG AGGGAGTGTCTAAACTACATTCGAGTGCTCCAAGCAGTAGATGACACGCGGCTGTATGTCTGCGGCACACACGCCTTTCAGCCTCAGTGTGATTACTTG TACTTTGGCAACTTCTCACTTCACGGTAAACCCGAGGACGGCAGAGGGAAGTGCTCCTTTGACCCCTCGCAAAGCTTTACTACTGTCATGGCTG ATGGAGTGCTGTACTCGGGGACAGCTTATAATTTCTTAGGCAGTGAACCGATTATATCCAGATACTCCCCAACCCAGTCTCTGCTGAGGACAGAGTACTCCACATCATGGCTTAATG AACCCAGTTTCGTTTTCGCCGACGTGATCAGAGAAGGGGAAAATGGAGCAGATGGCGAGGACGACAAAATCTACTTTTTCTTCACCGAGGTGTCGGTGGAATACGAATTCTTTGGCAAGCTGTTCATCCCCAGGGTGGCGCGTGTCTGTAAG GGCGACCTTGGAGGGCAGCGCACTCTGCAGAAAAAGTGGACGTCCTTTCTGAAAGCCAAGCTGGTGTGCTCCATGCCTGAGCTCAACTTCGTTTTCAACGTGGTTCATGACGTTTTCATCCTGAAGGGGACAGACCGCAAAAACACGGTCATCTACGGAGTCTTCACCTCTCAGTGGTCAGTGATTTCAAG GGGTAACGTGGGTTTGTCAGCCGTGTGTGCCTACGAGATCAAGGATGTGGAAGACGTCTTCTCCAAGGGCAAGTACATGCAGAAGGCCACGGTGGAGCAGTCCCACACAAAGTGGGTACGGTACAACGGCATTACTCCTACTCCACGTCCTGGAGCT TGTATTAACAACCAGATGCGACTGCAGAACATGAACAACTCGCTCCACTTGCCCGACAAAACCCTTCAGTTTGTTAAGGACCACCCCCTGCTGGAGGATCCCATCCTGCCCATCCACAACAGGCCCCGCCTCATCACCAAAGACGTCAATTACACCCAGATTGTCGTGGAGAGGGTCCAAGCACTTGACAAAATTACTTATGACGTCATCTTCACTGGAACAG ATAAGGGTGTCCTGCACAAGTCGGTGCTGGTTGAAGATGAGGTTCATATTGTGGAGGAGATCCAGCTCCTGAAGAACGCTGAACCCATCAAAAACCTGCTGCTGTCCTCAGAG ACACAGTGCCTGTATGCTGGGTCAGACCTGGGTGTAGTCCAGTCTCCTACAGCTTTCTGTGGCAGGTATTCATCGTGTGTGGATTGCATCCTGGCACGAGACCCCTACTGCGCCTGGCACCCGAAGACTGCCACATGTGTCAACATCTTTGACACTGCCAGCCAAACACTCAG GGGGCTGATCCAGAGCATGAAAGGTGATGCAAACATGTGTCCTTCAG TGCCAGTTCTGTTTCGGAAGGACTACAGGCATGTGGCGGTGAAACTGGGGAGCTCTGCCGAGCTGCCGTGCCTGGTACATTCCAACCTGGCCCAGGTGATGTGGAAATCTAACGACTCGGTTCTCACCGAGGCCTCTCGCTTCCACCTCATAGCCGAAAACGGGCTCCTCATTTACAGCGTGGCTCCAGAGGACCAAGGGTACTATGAGTGCTGGTCCGTGGAGTGGTCTCCCGCTGCTGGCAGGAACTTCAGCCGCCTGCTGGCCGGATACACCCTGACTCTGGACCTTCTGCCCAGACCGCCGCACCAGGCGGGGCATGTCGTCACCACCACCCTCGGTGGCCACGATGCAGCTACCACGGGTGCAGCTGAAG CCTCCTCTCCTGTCGCCACTTCATCTTCCCTGTCCTCTTCTGGAGGTAGCACTCCCTCTGCACTCCCTTCCTCCTTTCCCCAttcctcttctccctcctccacGAAGCCCCATAACGCGGAGGCTCGGGAGGCCGAAGTGAGACTATTGCCTCCCCTGCTGAAGGACCAGGCCTGGGGGGTTCACGCGCAGGAGGCCTTCCTTCTCTTCTGCCTCGCCCTGG GAAAGCTGTGA